A genomic region of Leishmania braziliensis MHOM/BR/75/M2904 complete genome, chromosome 33 contains the following coding sequences:
- the PUF6 gene encoding putative pumilio protein 6, with the protein MYSEQNWNNHHAAAGAQRFTRGGAIGNTNPNGHGGGCGYEVVSAAAAGGYSTVPAAHQKSPQPTGFYPPTSSRFTPMDFELFINSNRDPTDEMRRSHEYYYWYHSKQPHDLRAPAPLPSLDVQETLTNMETPWEEVSTMPSATVARAGAAGGLGRKMGGKNLALDAKDLCETQEVQAINPYGHSLITESNMMSPSTQFFAAYAPTPLAMATPSTLRAYAHGHLPMPSSNNCGTYESEVAGGATYGRGGPTAKSIASQQYYTQEPMSTFGLYSTGVEAGSNYYDATQGSSSNGLGAGHSNAYQLMEGMGELDPAMVYTQPGTDSGFQSRGPSRGGNRRYNNSGGGGRRVGRGNYRGGRSAGGMGNMEGGGGPNSHRFVGSEKLHMFRHDVAEQKTSQWRLEDLNGYAVEFAKDQEGSRFIQSAVDSASPESLDILFHEIFEAPLELVTDIFGNYVLQKLLDKGNTPQLTFAAERMCGHVVELTMQTYGCRVIQKCIEVMPPAGLDIILAELKDNVAKCIQDQNGNHVIQKCVEVIPQQCGFIISAFSGRVMELATHAYGCRVIQCIMQHCPEQEDTIFNELLKAVDVLAKDQYGNYVIQHVLQNVKDENKIESVYAALKPKFFYLSKQKFASNVMEKLYARSSPENRMAIVEMMCADFPAKADHVEIVAFKRSTTKTAAIVSAEEGTWPPTRNNADGTVKEVKEKNREAKDAAMGIIEEAVSVGLGQPSMLCLMMSDQYANYVVQRVLDASEVDQFVKLVDNIEKYILPIRTYTYGRPIVQRLSRRKLVLAPGDEAGEAGNNSVNNHNHNEGRINYHRR; encoded by the coding sequence CGAAGTGGTaagcgcagccgcggcaggcGGGTACAGCACCGTCCCAGCCGCACACCAGAAGTCTCCACAGCCCACTGGTTTTTATCCTCCTACGTCCTCGCGCTTCACCCCGATGGACTTCGAACTGTTCATCAACAGCAACCGTGATCCCACTGATGAGATGCGTCGCTCACATGAGTACTACTACTGGTACCACAGCAAGCAACCTCACGACCtgcgcgcgccagcgccgctgccctcTCTGGATGTGCAGGAAACACTCACCAACATGGAGACGCcgtgggaggaggtgagtACTATGCCATCCGCTACTGTTGCTCgggcaggtgctgctggtggctTGGGGCGCAAGATGGGTGGTAAGAACCTCGCCCTCGACGCCAAAGATCTCTGCGAAacgcaggaggtgcaggccATCAACCCGTATGGTCACAGCCTCATCACTGAGAGCAACATGATGAGCCCCAGCACGCAGTTCTTTGCGGCGTACGCCCCAACACCGCTGGCAATGGCAACTCCCAGCACCCTCCGCGCCTACGCACACGGTCACTTGCCCATGCCGTCCTCCAACAACTGTGGCACCTACGAGAGCGAGGTGGCGGGAGGCGCCACGTACGGCCGCGGCGGGCCTACCGCGAAGAGCATCGCCTCGCAGCAGTACTACACTCAGGAGCCGATGAGCACCTTTGGCCTCTACAGCACCGGAGTGGAGGCCGGGTCAAACTACTACGACGCCAcgcagggcagcagcagcaacgggcTTGGCGCTGGCCACAGCAATGCTTACCAGCTCATGGAAGGCATGGGTGAGTTAGACCCAGCCATGGTGTACACTCAGCCCGGGACGGACAGCGGCTTCCAGAGTCGCGGTCCCAGCCGGGGCGGCAATCGTCGTTACAATAACTCCGGCGGTGGGGGTCGGCGTGTTGGCCGCGGCAACTACCGTGGCGGGCGTAGCGCTGGGGGTATGGGCAACAtggagggtggcggtggtccGAACAGCCACCGCTTCGTTGGCTCGGAGAAGCTGCACATGTTTCGTCACGACGTGGCGGAGCAGAAGACGTCCCAGTGGCGCCTGGAGGACCTCAATGGCTACGCTGTGGAGTTTGCTAAGGACCAAGAGGGCAGCCGCTTCATCCAGAGTGCCGTGGACTCGGCCAGTCCCGAGTCGCTGGACATCCTTTTCCATGAGATCTTCgaggcgccgctggagctggTGACGGACATCTTTGGTAACTACGTTCTGCAGAAGCTCTTGGACAAGGGCAACACGCCGCAGCTCACATTTGCGGCGGAGCGGATGTGTGGTCACGTGGTAGAACTCACCATGCAGACGTACGGATGTCGGGTGATTCAGAAGTGCATCGAGGTGATGCCGCCGGCTGGCCTGGACATTATTCTCGCCGAGCTCAAAGACAACGTGGCAAAGTGCATCCAGGACCAGAACGGCAACCACGTCATCCAGAAGTGCGTTGAGGTCATTCCACAGCAATGCGGCTTTATCATTTCTGCCTTCTCGGGTCGAGTGATGGAGTTGGCGACGCATGCGTACGGCTGTCGGGTGATTCAATGTATCATGCAACACTGCCCCGAACAAGAGGATACCATCTTTAACGAGCTACTCAAGGCGGTCGACGTGCTGGCGAAGGATCAGTACGGCAACTACGTGATTCAGCATGTTCTGCAGAACGTGAAGGATGAGAACAAGATTGAGTCCGTCTACGCGGCGCTGAAGCCCAAGTTCTTTTACTTGAGCAAGCAGAAGTTTGCCTCGAACGTGATGGAAAAGCTTTACGCCCGCTCGAGCCCTGAAAACCGCATGGCAATTGTGGAGATGATGTGTGCCGACTTCCCCGCCAAGGCTGACCACGTGGAGATAGTTGCCTTCAAGCGGTCAACGACAAAGACAGCGGCGATAGTGAGCGCGGAAGAGGGCACGTGGCCACCGACGAGGAACAACGCCGATGGCACGGTaaaagaggtgaaggagaagaaccGCGAGGCGAAGGATGCAGCGATGGGCATCATTGAGGAGGCGGTCTCGGTGGGCCTCGGCCAGCCCAGTATGCTCTGCCTCATGATGAGCGACCAGTACGCTAATTacgtggtgcagcgcgtcCTGGACGCGTCCGAGGTGGACCAGTTTGTGAAGCTCGTCGACAACATCGAGAAGTACATTCTGCCAATTCGCACCTACACCTACGGCCGTCCCATTGTGCAGCGGCTTTCTCGCCGTAAGCTGGTGCTCGCCCCGGGCGACGAGGCGGGAGAAGCAGGTAACAACAGCGTGAATAACCACAATCACAACGAAGGCCGTATCAACTACCATCGCCGCTGA